Proteins from a genomic interval of Clostridium scatologenes:
- the prdC gene encoding proline reductase-associated electron transfer protein PrdC, translated as MDFVFPLRQHVGTPSEPLVKKNDLIKRGQMIAGKPQGALGSNIFSSVDGKVKVVDIDRIVIEESQTNFEEYIPLQGKTPKDLIEESGIVGLGGAGFPTYVKLNVCFEKKGTVIINAAECEPILSHNIARIEKEPEKLLNGLMIIMKLVNAEKGIVAVKGIHKEAIEKIEKVNTNSQISVYALDNIYPMGEERAIVRETLGILLEPEQLPMAADAVVINSETVFRIREAIEDKKPLIDKDMTVAGKLKENASIHVLMDVPLGMSVAKVLEMSGGLGEEYGELIMGGPFTGKRTSLEEPIIKTTGGIIAAESFMPGPSKIGLLVCACGANKERLEEQASSMGSEVVGVEYCKQAKQIKNTRKCENPGKCPGQVQKVMALKKSGAQAVLISNCTDCSNTVMSCAPQLKLPVYHCTDGAMRAVNYKMIRRFREEE; from the coding sequence ATGGATTTTGTTTTTCCACTCAGACAACATGTAGGGACTCCATCTGAACCATTGGTTAAAAAAAATGATCTTATAAAAAGAGGTCAGATGATAGCAGGAAAGCCACAAGGAGCACTAGGAAGCAATATTTTTTCTAGTGTAGATGGTAAAGTAAAAGTTGTTGATATAGACCGGATTGTGATTGAAGAATCACAGACAAATTTTGAAGAATACATACCTTTACAAGGGAAGACACCAAAAGATTTGATTGAGGAATCTGGAATTGTAGGTTTAGGTGGAGCTGGATTTCCAACCTATGTGAAATTAAACGTCTGTTTTGAAAAAAAAGGAACTGTCATTATTAATGCAGCTGAATGTGAACCGATTTTATCACATAATATAGCGCGAATTGAAAAAGAGCCGGAAAAGCTTTTGAATGGACTAATGATAATCATGAAACTTGTCAATGCTGAAAAAGGAATTGTGGCTGTAAAAGGAATTCATAAAGAAGCAATTGAAAAAATTGAAAAGGTAAATACAAATAGTCAAATTTCCGTTTATGCACTGGATAATATTTATCCAATGGGTGAGGAGCGTGCCATTGTTAGAGAGACACTCGGAATCCTTTTGGAACCAGAACAACTTCCTATGGCAGCAGATGCAGTAGTCATTAATTCAGAGACTGTGTTTCGTATACGGGAAGCAATAGAAGATAAAAAACCGCTTATCGATAAGGATATGACAGTAGCTGGAAAATTAAAAGAAAATGCATCTATTCATGTATTAATGGATGTTCCACTTGGAATGAGTGTGGCAAAAGTGTTAGAAATGTCAGGAGGGCTTGGCGAAGAATATGGTGAGCTTATTATGGGAGGTCCATTTACTGGTAAGAGAACTTCTTTAGAGGAACCAATTATTAAGACAACTGGAGGAATTATTGCAGCTGAGAGTTTTATGCCAGGACCATCAAAGATCGGACTTTTGGTTTGTGCATGTGGTGCAAATAAAGAACGTCTAGAAGAACAGGCATCAAGTATGGGTTCTGAGGTAGTAGGTGTTGAGTATTGTAAGCAAGCAAAACAAATTAAAAACACAAGGAAATGTGAAAATCCTGGGAAATGTCCTGGACAAGTACAGAAAGTAATGGCATTAAAGAAATCTGGAGCACAGGCGGTACTGATCAGTAATTGTACAGATTGCAGCAATACTGTAATGTCATGTGCACCACAGTTAAAATTACCGGTTTATCATTGTACTGATGGGGCGATGCGCGCCGTTAATTATAAAATGATAAGAAGATTTAGAGAAGAAGAGTAA
- a CDS encoding metal ABC transporter substrate-binding protein: MNNLRNAILLFLCTILLSGCGYKMQNQSVESDNTEVKMEMRKDIELNIITTDKLLCNMIKSIAKNMHSVDYIFKSRVDEENFQFTSDSLNNIAKKDLFIYMGAGFEPWIDDFIDKLNKSKVGVINVSRGVKLLSYNKEVKYKNTVLRDNCYYLMNIDNYKIALLNIKNSIQDKDPKNRDLYQKNFSEAVKNIEIHEKDLKAVVSKLTDCNFVFAEDEMNYFIKYNGFKSIYTVKDSNGKWDLESKVKDSKNLVFLYNDPVVLQENADMIKKYNIKTVNIKIYNGEINYEDILKYNIEALKKFYESENIRK, from the coding sequence GTGAATAATTTGAGAAACGCAATATTATTGTTTTTGTGTACAATATTATTAAGTGGTTGTGGATATAAAATGCAAAATCAATCAGTAGAATCAGATAATACTGAAGTTAAAATGGAAATGAGAAAAGATATAGAATTAAATATTATTACTACAGATAAATTACTATGTAATATGATTAAAAGCATAGCTAAAAACATGCATTCTGTAGACTATATTTTTAAAAGTAGAGTAGATGAAGAAAATTTTCAATTTACTTCTGATAGTTTAAACAATATAGCTAAAAAAGATTTGTTTATTTATATGGGAGCAGGATTTGAACCTTGGATTGATGATTTTATAGATAAATTAAATAAAAGTAAAGTTGGAGTAATAAATGTTTCCAGAGGTGTAAAACTTTTATCATATAATAAAGAAGTAAAATATAAAAACACTGTATTAAGAGACAATTGTTACTATTTGATGAATATTGATAACTATAAGATAGCTTTGTTAAATATTAAAAATTCAATACAAGACAAAGATCCTAAAAACAGAGATTTATACCAAAAAAATTTTTCAGAGGCAGTAAAAAATATTGAAATACATGAAAAAGATTTAAAAGCTGTTGTAAGTAAATTAACAGATTGTAATTTTGTATTTGCAGAAGATGAAATGAATTATTTTATAAAATATAATGGTTTTAAATCAATATATACTGTAAAAGATTCTAATGGAAAGTGGGATTTAGAATCTAAAGTTAAGGATTCAAAAAATCTTGTGTTTTTATATAATGATCCAGTTGTTTTACAGGAAAATGCAGATATGATAAAAAAGTATAATATTAAGACTGTAAATATAAAAATATATAATGGCGAAATTAATTATGAGGATATTTTAAAGTATAATATAGAAGCTTTGAAAAAGTTTTATGAAAGTGAAAATATAAGAAAGTAA